One genomic window of Trichlorobacter lovleyi includes the following:
- a CDS encoding potassium channel family protein: MYQVLHYFMKTMLRNPPEYLRVLVLMLAVLLYGTTGFLYFELPGNPDLGWGDGLWYTIVTIATVGYGDFFPKSFGGRFLVGWPIMVFGIGLLGYALSMVAAALVTSKTKEIKGMSTFKLSDHLVIFNFAGLAKVERILQELALDRAVGNSMPVVLVDEQLDELPAELQKRGVRYVRGNPTRDETLQRAAIDQALHAVILTRDPTDPASDNLNVTIALAIEGRCKQVNTVVECIDPASEELLRKAGCDRIVCTSRFDAHFLSQELLNPGVQEVLGDLLSNGQGQQIYLVPVSDTGSFEGLAARCRQQGHLALGISCTDGKVRMNPPGAEQVTAGCRLVTIGPSRLDVV; this comes from the coding sequence ATGTATCAGGTTCTGCACTATTTCATGAAAACCATGCTGCGCAATCCGCCTGAGTACCTGCGGGTACTGGTCCTGATGCTGGCGGTGCTGCTCTACGGCACCACCGGATTTCTCTATTTCGAGTTGCCGGGCAACCCTGATCTGGGCTGGGGGGACGGGCTCTGGTACACCATCGTCACCATTGCCACGGTCGGGTATGGTGATTTCTTTCCCAAGAGCTTTGGTGGCCGCTTCCTGGTGGGCTGGCCGATCATGGTCTTTGGTATCGGCCTGTTGGGCTATGCCCTTTCCATGGTGGCTGCGGCACTGGTCACATCCAAAACAAAGGAGATCAAGGGGATGTCAACCTTCAAACTGTCTGATCATCTGGTGATATTCAATTTTGCAGGGCTGGCCAAGGTGGAGCGGATTCTGCAGGAGCTGGCGCTGGACAGGGCGGTGGGAAACAGCATGCCGGTTGTCCTGGTGGATGAGCAGCTTGATGAGCTGCCGGCTGAGCTGCAGAAGCGGGGTGTCCGGTACGTGCGCGGCAATCCCACCCGTGATGAGACCTTGCAACGGGCCGCCATTGATCAGGCCCTGCATGCCGTCATCCTGACCCGCGATCCCACCGACCCGGCCTCGGACAACCTGAATGTGACCATCGCCCTGGCGATCGAGGGGCGCTGCAAACAGGTCAACACCGTGGTGGAATGTATTGACCCGGCCTCGGAAGAGCTGCTGCGCAAGGCCGGCTGCGACCGGATTGTCTGCACCAGCCGCTTTGATGCGCACTTCCTGAGTCAGGAGCTGCTGAATCCGGGGGTACAGGAGGTATTGGGAGACCTGCTCAGCAACGGCCAGGGTCAGCAGATCTATCTGGTGCCGGTCTCGGATACCGGGAGTTTTGAAGGCCTGGCAGCCCGCTGCCGCCAGCAGGGGCATCTGGCCCTGGGAATCAGCTGCACAGACGGCAAGGTCAGGATGAACCCGCCCGGAGCAGAACAGGTGACGGCAGGCTGCCGCCTGGTGACTATCGGGCCATCACGGCTGGACGTAGTCTAG
- a CDS encoding thermonuclease family protein gives MDRPTLAFWAVIIFLVGASAFYGINAEKQRRSVQSAGGKIESGDLVRLVKVIDGDSLVAAREGQPPVTIRIVGIKSFDAKVEKDVVTPFAQAAMETIQRSMLDRPVRVLLGSTPKDKYGRYLATLYVDDEDIAIRLVRQGLALVYTVYPFPAMQSYLQEQEQARAGRRGLWSNATASERALAMIREWRNQNQ, from the coding sequence ATGGATCGACCGACTCTTGCCTTTTGGGCCGTGATCATCTTCCTGGTCGGCGCTTCCGCCTTTTACGGCATCAATGCCGAAAAACAGCGCCGCAGCGTCCAGAGTGCCGGTGGCAAGATAGAAAGCGGCGACCTGGTCCGGCTGGTCAAGGTGATCGACGGCGACAGCCTGGTTGCAGCGCGGGAAGGGCAGCCGCCGGTCACCATCAGGATCGTGGGGATCAAATCCTTTGACGCCAAGGTGGAAAAAGATGTGGTCACCCCCTTTGCCCAGGCCGCCATGGAGACCATCCAGCGCAGCATGCTTGATCGCCCGGTCCGGGTTCTGCTGGGCAGCACCCCCAAAGACAAGTATGGCCGCTATCTGGCCACCCTGTATGTCGATGACGAGGATATCGCCATCCGGCTGGTGCGGCAGGGGCTGGCGCTGGTCTACACGGTCTACCCCTTTCCGGCCATGCAGAGCTATCTGCAGGAGCAGGAACAGGCCCGGGCCGGACGGCGCGGGCTCTGGTCAAACGCAACAGCGAGCGAGCGGGCGCTGGCCATGATCCGGGAGTGGCGCAACCAGAACCAATGA
- a CDS encoding aminotransferase: MRFSLNEHVKAVHPPPISEVKEWAAQRPADAAALIDLCQAVPDYAPPLELISHIQQVALDPLTSRYSPDEGLAEVRESVCHRYRRRYAAKINPDQVCLTVGASAAFWLAILTLCHAGDEVIVQLPCYFDHPMALGSLGIRPVYAPYKESEKGLPNPDTIARLITPRTRAILLVSPSNPTGTVIPPDLLRRLYFLAQQHRIALILDETYSDFIEGMPHDLFTMEEWGSTLLQIMSFGKSYALTGYRAGMLAAAPEVIRQALKIQDTMTVCQPRITQLALQYGLDYLDQWVEVNRRMMTFRHNLFTEEFSLPGNRFRLAASGSFFAWVRHPFPGRSGREVAKRLAVEAGILTLPGEVFGPGLEEYLRLAFGNIKEKAIPEAIHRFRRFA; this comes from the coding sequence ATGCGTTTTTCCCTGAATGAACATGTCAAGGCGGTCCATCCTCCGCCGATCAGCGAGGTGAAGGAGTGGGCCGCCCAGCGCCCTGCCGATGCGGCAGCGCTGATCGATCTCTGTCAGGCGGTACCCGACTACGCCCCGCCGCTGGAACTGATCAGCCATATCCAGCAGGTGGCGCTGGATCCGCTGACCAGTCGCTACAGCCCGGATGAAGGGCTGGCGGAGGTGCGGGAGTCTGTCTGTCATCGCTACCGGCGCCGCTATGCCGCCAAGATCAACCCTGATCAGGTCTGTCTGACCGTCGGGGCCAGTGCCGCCTTCTGGCTGGCCATACTGACCCTCTGCCATGCCGGTGATGAGGTGATTGTTCAGCTGCCGTGCTATTTTGATCACCCGATGGCCCTTGGCAGCCTGGGGATCAGGCCGGTCTATGCCCCCTACAAGGAAAGCGAGAAGGGGCTGCCCAATCCGGATACCATTGCCAGGCTGATCACTCCCCGTACCAGGGCGATCCTGCTGGTCTCCCCCAGCAATCCCACCGGCACCGTCATCCCGCCCGATCTGCTGCGCCGGCTGTATTTTCTGGCCCAGCAGCACCGGATCGCCCTGATTCTTGATGAGACCTACAGTGATTTTATTGAAGGGATGCCCCATGACCTGTTTACCATGGAAGAGTGGGGCAGCACCCTGCTGCAGATCATGTCCTTTGGCAAGAGCTACGCCCTGACCGGCTACCGGGCCGGCATGCTGGCTGCGGCACCGGAGGTGATCAGGCAGGCCTTGAAGATTCAGGATACCATGACGGTCTGCCAGCCCCGCATTACCCAGCTGGCGCTGCAGTACGGCCTGGATTACCTGGATCAGTGGGTGGAGGTGAACCGGCGGATGATGACCTTCCGTCATAATCTGTTTACCGAGGAGTTCTCCCTGCCCGGTAACCGCTTCCGGCTGGCAGCCAGCGGCAGTTTCTTCGCCTGGGTCAGACATCCCTTTCCCGGCAGGAGCGGCCGCGAGGTGGCCAAACGGCTGGCGGTCGAGGCCGGTATCCTGACCCTGCCGGGCGAGGTCTTCGGCCCCGGTCTGGAAGAGTACCTGCGTCTGGCATTCGGCAACATCAAGGAAAAGGCGATCCCGGAGGCGATCCACCGCTTCCGGCGTTTTGCCTGA
- the yihA gene encoding ribosome biogenesis GTP-binding protein YihA/YsxC — protein sequence MHIHQTTFIKSAVKPADYPPVDLPEIAFAGRSNVGKSSLINVIVERKALVRTSSTPGRTQLINFFQVTGVPFSLNLVDLPGYGYAKVPLDVKRQWGPMMERYLSGRESLRGVVLILDIRRIPSEEDLQMLNWLRSYKRRPIIVLTKCDKVTKNERAKQTAAIAAKLEMDKSLLIHFSALSKDGRDAVWQAIQDAVEEETP from the coding sequence ATGCATATTCATCAGACAACCTTCATCAAAAGCGCCGTTAAACCGGCAGACTATCCACCGGTTGACCTGCCTGAGATCGCCTTTGCCGGGCGCTCGAATGTGGGTAAATCTTCCCTGATCAACGTCATTGTTGAGCGCAAGGCACTGGTTCGCACCAGCTCCACCCCCGGCCGGACCCAGCTGATCAATTTTTTCCAGGTGACCGGCGTTCCGTTCTCGCTCAACCTGGTTGACCTGCCCGGCTACGGCTATGCCAAGGTGCCACTGGATGTGAAACGCCAGTGGGGGCCGATGATGGAGCGTTATCTTTCGGGCCGGGAGTCGTTGCGCGGGGTGGTGCTGATCCTGGATATCCGCCGGATTCCCTCTGAGGAAGACCTGCAGATGCTGAACTGGCTGCGCTCCTACAAGCGCCGTCCGATCATCGTACTGACCAAGTGTGACAAGGTAACCAAAAACGAGCGGGCCAAACAGACCGCTGCCATTGCCGCCAAGCTGGAGATGGACAAGTCACTGCTGATTCATTTTTCCGCCCTCTCAAAGGATGGACGCGATGCGGTCTGGCAGGCGATCCAGGATGCTGTGGAGGAGGAGACTCCATGA
- the folE2 gene encoding GTP cyclohydrolase FolE2, protein MPDLQQSRDHRKIPIRKVGVKNISYPIVVQDKHRSLQHTVATVDMYVDLPHQFKGTHMSRFVEILNRHREQIALDRLEEILQEMRQKLGAETAHLRVEFPYFIDKAAPVSKARSLMEYTCEFDACLSGDQLDFVLGVKVPVTSLCPCSKELSRFGAHNQRSIMTVKVRYQDFIWIEDLVELIEQCGSSPLYALLKRADEKHVTEQAYQNPRFVEDMVREAYLRLAASENITWFSVEAENFESIHNHSAYAAVELDRRDATQP, encoded by the coding sequence ATGCCTGACCTGCAGCAGAGCCGTGACCACCGCAAGATCCCGATCCGCAAGGTGGGGGTCAAGAATATCTCCTACCCGATTGTGGTGCAGGACAAGCATCGCTCCCTGCAGCATACCGTGGCCACGGTGGATATGTATGTGGACCTGCCGCACCAGTTCAAGGGCACCCATATGAGCCGCTTTGTGGAGATCCTGAACCGGCACCGGGAACAGATTGCTCTGGACCGGCTGGAGGAGATCCTGCAGGAGATGCGTCAGAAGCTGGGGGCCGAGACGGCCCACCTGCGGGTGGAGTTCCCCTACTTTATCGACAAGGCGGCGCCGGTCTCCAAGGCCCGTTCCCTGATGGAGTACACCTGCGAGTTTGACGCCTGCCTCAGTGGCGACCAGCTGGATTTTGTGCTGGGGGTCAAGGTGCCGGTCACCTCGCTCTGCCCCTGCAGCAAGGAGCTGTCCCGCTTTGGCGCCCATAACCAGCGCAGCATCATGACGGTCAAGGTCCGTTACCAGGACTTTATCTGGATTGAAGACCTGGTGGAGTTGATCGAACAGTGCGGCAGCAGTCCGCTCTATGCCCTGCTGAAACGGGCTGATGAAAAGCATGTCACTGAACAGGCCTACCAGAACCCCCGTTTTGTGGAGGATATGGTGCGGGAGGCCTACCTGCGGCTGGCCGCCTCGGAGAACATCACCTGGTTCTCGGTTGAGGCGGAGAACTTTGAATCGATCCACAACCACTCGGCCTATGCCGCGGTGGAGCTGGACCGGCGGGATGCAACGCAGCCATGA
- the mqnB gene encoding futalosine hydrolase — protein MRPILILSAVPCEIELLVAALDEPYCDPNAVFSATEGNLGATRLVCCAGGIGKANAASAATSLIERYHPELIINIGCGGAYPGSGLSVGDLAVASDEIFGDEGVLAPAGWMDMKQVGLPLFSEAERAWYNSIPLARHEAQKAMQLADSHGLQLVRGRFVTVSSCSGTKARGLELARRHQAVCENMEGAAIALTALRYGGIPCLEIRGISNLVEDRDMSRWDIGRAVEAAQRFVIKVIEEYTK, from the coding sequence ATGAGACCGATCCTGATCCTTTCTGCCGTGCCCTGTGAGATTGAGCTGCTGGTCGCTGCACTGGACGAGCCGTACTGTGACCCCAACGCCGTCTTTTCCGCAACTGAAGGGAACCTCGGCGCCACCCGGCTGGTCTGTTGCGCCGGCGGGATCGGCAAGGCCAATGCCGCATCGGCAGCCACCTCGCTGATTGAGCGCTATCATCCGGAGCTGATCATTAATATCGGCTGTGGCGGTGCCTACCCCGGCAGCGGGCTTTCGGTGGGTGATCTGGCCGTGGCAAGCGATGAGATCTTTGGTGATGAAGGGGTGTTGGCTCCGGCCGGCTGGATGGATATGAAACAGGTGGGGCTGCCGCTCTTTTCCGAGGCGGAGCGCGCCTGGTATAACAGCATCCCGCTGGCCCGGCATGAGGCACAAAAGGCGATGCAGCTGGCAGACAGCCATGGTCTGCAGCTGGTGCGGGGGCGCTTTGTAACGGTGTCAAGTTGTAGCGGTACCAAGGCCCGCGGCCTGGAGCTGGCCCGGCGCCACCAGGCGGTCTGTGAAAATATGGAGGGGGCAGCCATTGCCTTGACGGCACTGCGCTACGGCGGGATCCCCTGCCTCGAGATCCGCGGGATCAGTAATCTGGTGGAAGACCGCGACATGTCACGCTGGGATATCGGCCGGGCCGTGGAGGCAGCGCAACGTTTTGTGATCAAGGTGATTGAAGAGTACACCAAATAG
- a CDS encoding DUF4124 domain-containing protein — MTRLALLALLLLLPVSSEAATYSWTDPAGTIHFTDDIGAVPPKYRTKALRQAAGEETGSDTRPTANVPASRPDAAPAAKAGPPAADANGGATATPATRFGDRSAAAWQTEFQQLRAELKRIEQDRETLRQETGEGKRMLSNQQVADHNARTKQLNQEYEATRLRFNQLVEQANKAGLPPEFSQ; from the coding sequence ATGACACGTCTGGCGCTGTTGGCACTCCTACTGCTGCTGCCGGTATCATCAGAGGCAGCCACCTATTCCTGGACCGATCCTGCCGGGACAATCCACTTTACCGATGATATCGGCGCCGTGCCCCCCAAATACCGGACCAAGGCACTGCGCCAGGCAGCCGGTGAGGAGACGGGCAGTGACACCCGGCCCACCGCTAACGTACCAGCCTCCAGGCCTGACGCAGCACCGGCAGCCAAAGCCGGCCCACCCGCAGCAGACGCCAACGGCGGTGCAACAGCAACACCGGCCACCAGATTCGGTGATCGCAGCGCTGCTGCATGGCAGACCGAATTTCAACAGCTGCGTGCTGAACTGAAACGGATTGAGCAGGACCGGGAAACATTGAGGCAGGAAACCGGGGAAGGCAAGCGAATGCTGTCAAATCAACAAGTCGCAGATCACAATGCCCGCACCAAGCAGCTTAATCAGGAGTATGAGGCGACACGGCTGCGCTTCAATCAACTGGTGGAGCAGGCCAACAAGGCCGGGTTGCCACCGGAGTTCAGCCAGTAG
- a CDS encoding YggS family pyridoxal phosphate-dependent enzyme, whose protein sequence is MPVADTLAAVQARIQRACAISGRAPTAVRLVAVSKLHPAALVAEAAASGQTVFGENYVQELVDKAAQLTCPVEWHMIGHLQSNKVKYLPGIVSMIHTVDRLSLAQEIDRQWRTKLAAPCDILVQVNVSGESTKSGTTRAEALALVQAIAPLPNVRIRGLMTMPPFFDDPESARPYFKELRLLADQIRSAEIPGVEMTELSMGMSGDFEVAIEEGATLVRVGTAIFGER, encoded by the coding sequence ATGCCTGTCGCCGATACCCTTGCAGCGGTGCAGGCCCGGATACAGCGGGCCTGCGCGATCTCAGGCAGAGCCCCGACTGCGGTGCGACTGGTGGCGGTCTCCAAGCTGCACCCGGCAGCGCTGGTCGCTGAGGCCGCGGCAAGCGGGCAGACTGTTTTTGGCGAAAACTATGTCCAGGAGCTGGTCGACAAGGCCGCTCAACTGACCTGTCCCGTTGAGTGGCATATGATCGGCCACCTGCAGAGCAACAAGGTCAAGTATCTCCCCGGTATTGTCAGCATGATCCATACCGTTGACCGGCTGTCACTGGCCCAGGAGATTGACCGGCAGTGGCGCACAAAGCTGGCCGCTCCCTGCGATATTCTGGTACAGGTCAATGTCTCCGGTGAAAGCACGAAATCAGGTACCACTAGAGCTGAGGCCCTGGCACTGGTGCAGGCGATCGCCCCGCTGCCCAACGTCAGAATCCGGGGCTTGATGACCATGCCACCTTTTTTTGATGACCCGGAGTCGGCCCGGCCCTATTTTAAGGAACTGAGGCTGCTGGCCGACCAGATCAGAAGCGCGGAGATCCCTGGCGTTGAGATGACTGAGCTTTCCATGGGGATGTCCGGCGATTTTGAAGTGGCAATTGAGGAAGGTGCCACCCTGGTACGGGTCGGCACGGCTATTTTTGGCGAACGTTAG